The following proteins are co-located in the Candidatus Paracaedibacter acanthamoebae genome:
- a CDS encoding type II and III secretion system protein family protein yields MMIYKTILAILITGMVSSSQAGQTVVIEESGSKLIELTEPIKEVFVADPTIADVQVSSGTNINILGKKSGTTTVVVTNHQYIPISKLTVQVRHNLTELKQVTQKIFPEEKIQFDSTPSSIIVKGEASSPAVAQQIESIAADFAHKGQNVRNLASVNTSTQVLLKVKVAEVQRSILNSFAINWSALINNTHGLSYGILNGRDAYSSGFTRAGSVGEVVPGAYGIHHNNGSRGSYTALLDALNSEGLGTVLVEPNLITLSGETASFLVGGEFPHPVPQNQNVTIEFKKFGISLSFTPTVLSEDQIFLKVRPEVSELDKENTLSFLVAENRTVELPGIKTSVVETTVELGSGQSLPIAGLLSSSLVNNYADLPGLANIPVIGSLFRSTQFQRKQTELVVIVTPHIIKPTSEPNALKLPTDKLRPASALESLLYKRLNRPGVGTENINMVEADRLYGAAGFNVEG; encoded by the coding sequence ATGATGATATATAAAACGATACTAGCAATCTTAATAACTGGAATGGTCTCGAGCTCCCAAGCAGGTCAAACCGTTGTTATTGAAGAGAGTGGCTCTAAGCTTATTGAATTGACCGAACCCATTAAGGAAGTTTTTGTTGCTGATCCCACAATCGCGGATGTTCAAGTGAGTAGCGGCACAAATATTAATATATTAGGAAAGAAATCAGGAACCACAACGGTGGTGGTGACCAATCATCAGTATATACCAATTTCCAAATTAACTGTACAAGTTCGGCACAATCTCACGGAACTCAAGCAAGTGACACAAAAAATATTTCCAGAAGAAAAAATTCAATTTGACTCGACGCCATCCAGCATTATTGTCAAGGGTGAAGCATCCTCGCCCGCCGTCGCACAACAAATTGAAAGTATCGCTGCTGATTTCGCTCATAAAGGACAAAATGTCAGAAACCTTGCTTCCGTGAATACCTCCACCCAAGTGCTACTAAAAGTTAAGGTTGCGGAAGTTCAACGCAGTATTCTCAACAGTTTTGCCATTAATTGGTCCGCTTTAATCAATAATACCCATGGATTAAGTTATGGAATTTTGAATGGGCGCGACGCTTACTCCTCAGGCTTTACCCGTGCGGGTTCTGTCGGAGAAGTAGTACCGGGGGCTTATGGGATTCATCATAACAATGGCAGTCGCGGCAGTTATACAGCTCTGCTTGATGCCCTGAATTCAGAAGGGTTGGGAACGGTCCTGGTGGAACCGAACTTGATTACCCTGTCGGGGGAAACAGCAAGTTTCTTGGTCGGTGGTGAATTTCCCCATCCTGTTCCACAAAATCAAAACGTTACCATCGAATTCAAAAAATTTGGTATCAGTTTATCATTTACGCCAACCGTCTTGTCAGAAGATCAAATCTTCTTAAAGGTTCGCCCCGAAGTGAGTGAACTGGATAAAGAAAATACGCTTAGCTTTTTGGTTGCAGAAAATAGAACAGTCGAGTTACCGGGAATTAAAACCAGTGTGGTTGAAACCACTGTTGAATTAGGCAGCGGCCAAAGTCTACCCATTGCTGGCCTTTTATCCTCCAGTCTTGTCAACAACTATGCGGATCTCCCCGGATTGGCTAATATTCCAGTCATTGGTAGCTTGTTCCGGTCAACTCAATTCCAACGCAAACAAACAGAGCTTGTGGTCATCGTAACACCTCATATTATTAAACCAACCTCAGAGCCCAATGCATTGAAACTCCCAACCGAC